A genomic segment from Polyangium mundeleinium encodes:
- a CDS encoding NUDIX hydrolase yields the protein MLEFDINRKTSEPRDAATVIVVRDGSQGLEVFCVRRHAKSAFMGGALVFPGGKVDPSDLDPGWETTATAVDARVLSMATERPHALGLCVAACRETLEEGRILPVTPGVAGAELDALAAELVAGTRLLDALVRRGKRLVLDTLVPFARWVTPVAESRRFDARFFLLPLPEGQEGRHDDHETTMSLWARPSDVLDAAAEGRFFLAPPTSRTLEMLAGERDVHGALALARRQTLLPICPEFVPGDGDAPPFIALPGDPAHSVQERRMDGPSRYVLRDGRFAAEDAPEFGKGFASPDVPGVKTSLDERDVATSVDDGGSGT from the coding sequence TTGCTGGAATTCGACATCAACCGAAAAACGAGTGAACCTCGTGATGCCGCCACGGTCATCGTCGTGCGCGACGGATCGCAGGGGCTCGAGGTCTTCTGTGTGCGCCGTCACGCGAAGTCCGCGTTCATGGGCGGGGCGCTCGTCTTTCCCGGTGGAAAGGTCGATCCGTCAGACCTCGATCCGGGCTGGGAAACCACGGCGACCGCCGTGGACGCGCGGGTCCTGTCGATGGCCACGGAGCGGCCACACGCCCTCGGGCTTTGCGTCGCGGCTTGCCGGGAGACGCTCGAAGAGGGGCGGATCCTGCCGGTGACGCCTGGCGTGGCGGGCGCGGAGCTCGACGCCCTCGCGGCCGAGCTCGTCGCCGGGACGCGGCTGCTCGACGCGCTCGTCCGCCGCGGCAAGCGCCTCGTGCTGGATACACTCGTCCCGTTCGCGCGATGGGTGACGCCTGTGGCCGAGTCCCGTCGGTTTGATGCTCGTTTTTTCCTGCTCCCTTTGCCCGAGGGACAGGAGGGACGGCACGACGACCACGAGACCACGATGAGCCTGTGGGCGCGTCCGTCGGATGTCCTCGACGCCGCGGCGGAAGGGCGTTTCTTTCTCGCGCCGCCGACGTCGCGCACCCTGGAAATGCTCGCGGGCGAGCGAGACGTGCACGGTGCGCTCGCGCTCGCCAGGCGGCAGACGCTCCTGCCGATCTGCCCGGAGTTCGTCCCGGGCGACGGCGATGCTCCGCCTTTCATTGCTTTGCCCGGTGATCCTGCACACTCTGTGCAGGAGCGGCGGATGGACGGGCCCAGCCGCTACGTCCTGCGTGACGGCCGTTTTGCTGCCGAGGACGCGCCCGAGTTCGGCAAAGGATTCGCTTCTCCCGATGTGCCGGGGGTCAAGACGAGCCTCGACGAGCGGGACGTTGCGACTTCGGTGGACGATGGGGGTTCGGGGACTTAG
- a CDS encoding N-acetylmuramoyl-L-alanine amidase, which produces MESDTGILRKMCSGPATRGVAAVAAPSFAVHRRTAVQRCHRISALRAAAILFAFGAPLLGCGTGASSPPAPPPSDEQRALALLDPAAALPPRAEVVALADAVAIASSRAGRTERGAALAMLAGDLRTRSFRLDQAEADAREALELYAASASAAASTLQGCEADRRRALLAGELARDAAVSYRETYLASRRQAVLAPRTPCHVALERTLVMSSAYRPRGGALRALEREGDLASEAASRGAPSPSAFAASPPPSGAVSPESAPPSTTSSAQVAPEGQVVVTPRDATAAKEPVKIVSLEPFGSEKGGRVVIHLSGPTTFQVGTLGADAAAGKDARVFVDIARASAKGVRRETEVGGVVRRVRLGAQEGGGTRVVLDLAASLYRRVFYLPDPFRIVVDVSTRPPVRKDEQDASGKREVRRIVIDPGHGGNDTGAVGPTGLKEKDVTLDIAHRAATIVSRELGIETLLTRDDDTYVPLDLRTARANAFHADLFVSVHCNASENGQARGPMTFSLDRVRDPEGLAMRVAARENASRPRKTGEEGDARSIDEEMALIASNLDVGDLMARSRHVADLVQRSALASLGVRWPDTKDQGTKTAGFFVLVGADMPAVLFETSFISNPDDEARLATADYRQKLADAVANAIRAYREGK; this is translated from the coding sequence GTGGAGTCGGACACGGGGATCCTCCGGAAGATGTGCTCGGGCCCCGCGACGAGGGGGGTCGCCGCGGTCGCTGCCCCGTCGTTCGCGGTCCACCGGCGTACCGCGGTGCAGCGCTGCCATCGTATCTCCGCCCTCCGCGCCGCGGCGATCCTTTTTGCGTTTGGGGCGCCGCTCCTTGGCTGCGGCACGGGTGCGTCGAGCCCACCCGCGCCGCCCCCGAGCGACGAACAGCGCGCCCTGGCCCTCCTCGACCCCGCTGCGGCGCTCCCTCCCCGCGCGGAGGTCGTGGCCCTCGCCGACGCCGTCGCCATCGCCTCTTCCCGTGCCGGCCGCACCGAGCGCGGCGCCGCCCTCGCCATGCTCGCGGGCGACCTGCGCACCCGCTCCTTCCGCCTCGACCAGGCCGAGGCCGACGCCCGCGAGGCCCTCGAGCTCTACGCCGCCTCCGCGAGCGCCGCCGCCAGCACCCTTCAGGGCTGCGAGGCCGATCGCCGCCGCGCCCTGCTCGCCGGCGAGCTCGCCCGCGACGCCGCCGTCTCCTACCGCGAGACCTACCTCGCCTCGCGCCGCCAGGCCGTCCTCGCCCCGCGCACGCCTTGCCACGTCGCGCTCGAACGCACCCTCGTGATGTCGTCCGCCTATCGGCCGCGCGGAGGCGCGCTCCGCGCCCTCGAACGGGAAGGTGACCTCGCCTCGGAAGCGGCCTCGCGCGGCGCGCCGTCCCCGTCGGCCTTCGCCGCCTCTCCGCCGCCCTCCGGCGCCGTCTCCCCCGAGTCCGCGCCTCCCTCCACCACTTCCTCGGCGCAGGTCGCGCCCGAGGGGCAGGTCGTCGTGACTCCGCGCGACGCGACCGCGGCGAAGGAGCCGGTGAAGATCGTCTCGCTCGAGCCCTTCGGCTCCGAGAAGGGCGGCCGCGTGGTCATCCACCTGAGTGGCCCGACCACCTTTCAGGTCGGCACCCTCGGCGCCGACGCGGCCGCGGGCAAGGACGCGCGTGTGTTCGTCGACATCGCCCGCGCGAGCGCCAAGGGCGTCCGGCGCGAGACCGAGGTCGGCGGCGTCGTGCGTCGCGTCCGCCTCGGCGCCCAGGAGGGCGGCGGCACCCGCGTCGTCCTCGACCTCGCCGCCTCGTTGTATCGCCGCGTCTTCTACCTGCCTGACCCGTTCCGCATCGTCGTCGACGTGAGCACGCGCCCGCCGGTTCGGAAGGACGAACAGGACGCCTCGGGCAAACGCGAGGTGCGCCGCATCGTCATCGATCCCGGCCACGGCGGCAACGACACCGGCGCCGTCGGGCCCACGGGCCTCAAGGAGAAGGACGTCACGCTGGACATCGCGCACCGCGCCGCGACCATCGTCTCACGCGAGCTCGGCATCGAGACCCTGCTCACGCGCGACGACGACACGTACGTCCCCCTCGACCTCCGTACCGCGCGGGCCAATGCGTTCCACGCGGACCTCTTCGTCTCCGTCCACTGCAACGCGTCCGAGAACGGCCAGGCGCGTGGGCCCATGACGTTCTCGCTCGATCGCGTGCGGGATCCCGAGGGCCTCGCCATGCGCGTCGCTGCCCGGGAAAATGCCTCCCGCCCGCGCAAGACCGGCGAAGAGGGCGACGCGCGCTCCATCGACGAGGAGATGGCGCTCATCGCGTCGAACCTCGACGTCGGCGACCTCATGGCCCGGTCGCGCCATGTCGCCGATCTGGTCCAGCGCTCCGCGCTCGCGTCGCTCGGCGTGCGCTGGCCCGACACGAAGGATCAGGGCACGAAGACCGCGGGCTTCTTCGTGCTCGTCGGCGCGGACATGCCCGCGGTCCTGTTCGAGACGTCGTTCATCTCGAACCCGGACGACGAGGCCCGCCTCGCCACGGCCGACTATCGGCAGAAGCTCGCCGATGCCGTGGCGAACGCGATCCGCGCCTACCGCGAAGGCAAATGA
- a CDS encoding M48 family metalloprotease has protein sequence MPSFASRPRGPLPILTLCASALALSSALVAGCQRESRQPTYGQAQPPAGQYPPQQGYPQQGYPQQGYPQQGYPQQGYPQQGYPQQGYPQQPPQTTPQQPAPQPTTSPFPGFPWPFPTTGTPTTGTPTTGTPTTGGIPTTPLNDPINLGDINWLRSQAGVVMGELIAALPANKQSIVRDIPFVADPTPGEVNAFAACDDQGLPLMAITDGLLEIEAYIAQYKANDEIFGTRKLDEYLRLLAQKGAMVKPPVGFVDPVQQIDARKVQRQHQLFDEQVGFVLGHELGHHHLGHLGCTANQGGSRGVNPADLGRLLSRTLPAFNQPNEIAADVAGTNNLLSAGARRQNGYRMTEGGAVLTLQFFANLDQLTPATIVFNFERTHPHPMVRLPIVQQTANSWRMTGGAPNPFGGLFGQ, from the coding sequence ATGCCTTCGTTCGCGTCGCGACCCCGCGGCCCCCTTCCGATCCTGACGCTCTGCGCCTCGGCGCTTGCCCTGTCCTCGGCGCTCGTCGCAGGTTGCCAGCGCGAATCCCGGCAGCCGACCTACGGCCAGGCGCAGCCCCCGGCAGGGCAGTACCCGCCGCAGCAAGGCTACCCGCAGCAAGGCTACCCGCAGCAAGGCTACCCGCAGCAAGGTTACCCGCAGCAGGGCTACCCGCAGCAGGGCTATCCCCAGCAAGGGTATCCCCAGCAGCCGCCGCAGACGACGCCGCAGCAACCCGCGCCCCAGCCCACCACGAGCCCATTCCCCGGTTTTCCCTGGCCGTTCCCCACGACCGGGACGCCGACGACGGGCACGCCGACGACGGGCACGCCGACGACCGGCGGGATCCCGACCACGCCGCTGAACGATCCGATCAACCTCGGCGACATCAACTGGCTGCGCAGCCAGGCCGGCGTCGTGATGGGCGAGCTCATCGCCGCGTTGCCCGCGAACAAGCAGTCCATCGTCCGCGACATCCCCTTCGTCGCCGATCCCACGCCCGGCGAGGTGAACGCGTTCGCCGCGTGTGACGATCAGGGGCTGCCGCTCATGGCCATCACCGACGGCCTGCTCGAGATCGAGGCGTACATCGCGCAGTACAAGGCGAACGACGAGATCTTCGGCACGCGCAAGCTCGACGAGTACCTCCGATTGCTCGCACAGAAGGGCGCCATGGTGAAGCCGCCCGTGGGCTTCGTGGATCCCGTGCAGCAGATCGACGCGCGCAAGGTGCAGCGCCAGCACCAGCTCTTCGACGAGCAGGTCGGCTTCGTGCTCGGCCACGAGCTCGGTCACCATCACCTCGGGCACCTCGGCTGCACAGCGAACCAGGGCGGCAGCCGCGGCGTGAACCCCGCCGATCTCGGCAGGCTGCTCTCGCGCACGCTCCCCGCGTTCAACCAGCCGAACGAGATCGCCGCCGACGTCGCCGGGACGAACAACCTCCTCTCCGCGGGCGCGCGTCGCCAGAACGGCTACCGCATGACCGAGGGCGGCGCGGTGCTCACGCTGCAGTTCTTCGCGAACCTCGATCAGCTCACGCCCGCGACGATCGTCTTCAACTTCGAGCGCACGCACCCGCACCCGATGGTGCGCCTGCCGATCGTGCAGCAGACGGCGAACTCGTGGCGCATGACGGGCGGCGCGCCGAACCCGTTTGGGGGTCTCTTCGGTCAGTAA
- a CDS encoding YbjN domain-containing protein, producing MSDSTPTSIPIYADRLSGENFADATAMVNAYLRRYVAKYLPASDAGHEGHVLDDGGYAHVQRGAVTIGINVLERQGVLMIFAPIMAVPPRGREGFYRKLLELSFVRTSDAAFAIDAARDDVVVRCLRRLSALDYEEFEDIVTTVGDVADEWQNKLVEEFGGNEKAASAFGD from the coding sequence GTGTCCGACTCCACGCCCACCTCGATCCCTATCTACGCCGACCGGCTCTCCGGCGAGAACTTTGCCGACGCGACTGCGATGGTCAACGCGTATCTCCGACGCTACGTCGCGAAATACCTCCCGGCGAGCGACGCGGGTCACGAGGGGCACGTGCTCGACGACGGCGGATACGCCCACGTGCAACGCGGCGCGGTCACGATCGGGATCAACGTGCTCGAACGGCAGGGCGTCCTGATGATCTTCGCGCCCATCATGGCAGTGCCGCCGCGGGGGCGGGAGGGCTTCTACCGGAAGCTGCTCGAGCTCTCGTTCGTGCGCACGAGCGACGCGGCGTTCGCGATCGACGCGGCGCGCGACGACGTGGTGGTGCGGTGCCTGCGGCGCCTGTCCGCGCTCGACTACGAGGAGTTCGAGGACATCGTGACGACCGTGGGGGACGTGGCGGACGAATGGCAGAACAAGCTCGTCGAGGAGTTCGGGGGGAACGAAAAGGCTGCCTCCGCGTTCGGCGACTGA
- a CDS encoding PEGA domain-containing protein encodes MKTRACATALFLSLTVPALLGEAGIAPDLMEARAFAQADAVTEVARQRYEEGVKAFDAGRFEDARSAFLQAYALKRHPAVLLNLGQSELRSNHPEDAGMHLQQFLRDMPSASPDQKTAAEKGINEAKKKTGHIVVIVDANGADVSVDGTSYGKSPLLNVIFVKPGAHTVTATYGGKTATTKVDAKQGSATAANLVLGVGGAASPPPPPPPPPPPPPPPAASPTPAPAQSPTPAANPYGTPSSAPPATSANASSGLPPVDAPVLTPQGPDGSGDTTTGTREPFLKWYTHKPLAWVGSGVAVIGLGLGIGFSIGASVASGKADQHAAEIRTFASTDPSTNFGKNPPCGSTETSGSDLPNYEQACGVLRKDLSDYDTNVAVATTGWVLFGVGAIGTGVYALLDWYLPKKGSTSTTASNDGPRVLAVSPSVSSTYQGLGVVGTF; translated from the coding sequence ATGAAGACACGCGCTTGCGCCACCGCCTTGTTCCTTTCGCTCACGGTCCCTGCCCTCCTCGGCGAGGCCGGGATCGCACCCGACCTCATGGAAGCACGTGCCTTCGCGCAGGCGGACGCCGTGACCGAGGTCGCTCGACAACGCTACGAAGAGGGCGTGAAGGCGTTCGACGCCGGTCGCTTCGAGGACGCGCGCTCCGCGTTCCTGCAGGCCTACGCGCTGAAGCGTCACCCCGCCGTGCTGCTCAACCTCGGCCAGAGCGAGCTGCGCTCGAACCACCCCGAGGACGCCGGCATGCACCTGCAGCAGTTCCTCCGCGACATGCCCTCGGCCTCGCCCGATCAGAAGACCGCCGCCGAGAAGGGCATCAACGAGGCGAAGAAGAAGACCGGGCACATCGTGGTGATCGTCGACGCGAACGGCGCCGACGTGTCCGTCGACGGCACGAGCTACGGCAAGTCGCCGCTGCTCAACGTGATCTTCGTCAAGCCGGGCGCGCACACGGTCACGGCGACGTACGGCGGCAAGACCGCCACCACGAAGGTCGACGCGAAACAAGGCTCGGCCACCGCGGCGAACCTCGTGCTCGGCGTCGGCGGTGCTGCTTCGCCGCCGCCTCCGCCGCCGCCCCCGCCGCCTCCGCCGCCCCCGCCGGCCGCATCGCCCACGCCGGCGCCCGCGCAGTCGCCGACGCCCGCTGCGAACCCGTACGGCACGCCGTCGAGCGCGCCGCCCGCGACCAGCGCGAACGCGAGCTCCGGCCTCCCGCCGGTCGACGCGCCCGTGCTCACGCCGCAGGGCCCGGACGGCAGCGGCGACACGACGACGGGCACGCGGGAGCCGTTCCTGAAGTGGTACACGCACAAGCCGCTCGCGTGGGTCGGCTCGGGCGTCGCGGTCATCGGCCTCGGCCTCGGCATCGGCTTCTCGATCGGCGCGAGCGTCGCGAGCGGCAAGGCCGACCAGCATGCCGCCGAGATCCGCACGTTCGCGTCGACCGATCCGAGCACGAACTTCGGCAAGAACCCGCCCTGCGGATCGACCGAGACGTCCGGCAGCGATCTGCCGAACTACGAGCAGGCCTGCGGCGTGCTGCGCAAGGATCTCTCCGACTACGACACGAACGTCGCCGTGGCCACGACGGGCTGGGTGCTCTTCGGCGTCGGCGCGATCGGCACGGGCGTCTACGCGCTGCTCGACTGGTACCTGCCCAAGAAGGGCTCGACCTCGACGACCGCGTCGAACGACGGCCCGCGTGTCCTCGCGGTCTCGCCCAGCGTCTCGTCCACGTATCAAGGGCTCGGCGTCGTCGGCACGTTCTGA
- a CDS encoding TraR/DksA family transcriptional regulator: MNKAQLKKFKALLEAKRDEIVKKAKQTLSEDMALDASDLPDEMDLASSEYLQSFTFRLRGREKSFLDKIEKALIKIEDGTFGQCEECEEEIAQKRLEARPETSLCIRCKEDQERAEKDFG, from the coding sequence ATGAACAAGGCCCAGCTCAAGAAGTTCAAGGCTTTGCTCGAGGCGAAGCGGGACGAGATCGTCAAGAAAGCAAAGCAGACGCTGAGTGAGGACATGGCCCTCGATGCGAGTGATCTCCCCGATGAGATGGACCTCGCTTCGAGCGAGTATCTGCAATCCTTCACATTCCGGCTCCGCGGCCGGGAGAAGTCGTTCCTCGACAAGATCGAGAAGGCTCTGATCAAGATCGAGGACGGGACCTTCGGTCAGTGCGAGGAGTGCGAGGAAGAGATCGCGCAGAAGCGCCTCGAAGCCCGCCCCGAGACGAGCCTCTGCATCCGCTGCAAAGAGGATCAAGAGCGCGCCGAAAAGGATTTCGGTTGA
- a CDS encoding S8 family serine peptidase: MPESGPSSTRTRVLPIAERLDADTQYAGRGVTIAFLDSGFYAHPDLTTPYNRIAAYHDLFAPRAGLEALERSDVSSWHGMMTSVVAAGNGALSAGQFRGLAWEANVVLVKVGSAHRIVHDDIRRGLDWVLANRERYGIRVLNISCGGDYEESFLTDPLSRAADEASRQGIVVVAAAGNAGHLADHQVLPPASAPSVIAVGGLDDGGAGQRSQHYHSSYGLTIDGLQKPELIAPAMWVAAPILPGTTTAAEARLLKRLDEASDDKLFDRLAAHAGADADLDAIAGRREPYLVRQIVAAKLRDRKVLSGHYKHVDGTSFAAPIVASVVAQMLEANPALRPHQVRRILMTTARGTPGIALERQGWGVVQPRAAVEAARGMRAG, translated from the coding sequence ATGCCCGAGAGCGGCCCCTCGAGCACACGCACGCGCGTCCTGCCGATCGCCGAGCGCCTCGACGCAGACACGCAGTACGCGGGGCGCGGCGTCACGATCGCGTTCCTCGACTCGGGCTTTTACGCGCACCCCGATCTTACGACGCCGTACAATCGCATCGCCGCCTACCACGACCTCTTCGCGCCGCGCGCGGGGCTCGAAGCGCTCGAGCGCTCGGACGTCTCGTCGTGGCACGGCATGATGACGAGCGTCGTCGCCGCGGGGAACGGCGCGCTCTCGGCGGGGCAGTTCCGCGGCCTCGCCTGGGAAGCGAACGTCGTGCTCGTGAAGGTCGGCTCCGCGCACCGCATCGTGCACGACGACATCCGGCGTGGCCTCGACTGGGTCCTCGCGAACCGCGAGCGTTACGGCATCCGCGTCCTCAACATCTCGTGCGGCGGCGACTACGAAGAATCGTTCCTCACCGATCCGCTCTCGCGCGCGGCCGACGAAGCCTCACGACAAGGCATCGTCGTCGTCGCGGCGGCCGGCAACGCGGGGCACCTCGCCGATCACCAGGTCCTGCCGCCGGCCAGCGCGCCGAGCGTGATCGCGGTCGGCGGGCTCGACGACGGCGGCGCGGGGCAGCGATCCCAGCACTATCACTCGTCGTACGGGCTCACCATCGACGGCTTGCAGAAGCCCGAGCTCATCGCGCCGGCGATGTGGGTCGCGGCGCCGATCCTCCCCGGCACGACCACGGCGGCCGAGGCGCGGCTCCTCAAGCGGCTCGACGAAGCCTCGGACGACAAGCTCTTCGATCGGCTCGCCGCGCACGCGGGCGCGGACGCCGATCTCGACGCGATCGCGGGCCGCCGCGAGCCGTACCTCGTGCGCCAGATCGTCGCGGCGAAGCTCCGCGATCGGAAGGTCCTCTCGGGCCACTACAAACACGTCGACGGCACGAGCTTCGCGGCGCCGATCGTGGCGAGCGTGGTCGCGCAGATGCTCGAAGCGAACCCCGCGCTGCGCCCGCACCAGGTGCGGCGTATCCTCATGACGACGGCGCGCGGCACGCCGGGGATCGCGCTCGAACGGCAGGGCTGGGGTGTGGTGCAGCCGCGCGCCGCGGTGGAAGCGGCGCGCGGCATGCGCGCGGGCTAG
- a CDS encoding sigma 54-interacting transcriptional regulator, producing MRNERARDTTVEIGGGEVALGAAWICVDDGGNERMARLGPGEEIVLGSGEGVDVQLVERTVSARHVALVHRGSVIEAVDLGSRNGMRVAGTRVARAFLSTGSAVELGRAVVRVEGSTRAVEAHRGAPLPHLVGRSAPMRRLGGAVRRLAPLKLPVMIRGESGTGKDLVARALHDESARKDKPFVVLNAATISRELAESELFGHQRGAFTGALRDRRGAFREAHQGTLFLDEIAALPLDVQAKLLRVVEEGLVRPLGAETAMPVDVRLVVATCEPLEQMVAARRFRADLYERLAVCLVRVPALRERTEDIAAICMHLLATSEIGPRELSPGALAALRAEKWPGNVRELRNVIVQAAVRTPGVIQAEHVTSVLAERGGRHVKLRPDDARRIFEEAGRNTSEAARRAAVPRSTMRDLLRAAGAATRSSQNVPTTPSP from the coding sequence GTGAGGAACGAACGTGCGCGGGATACGACGGTGGAGATCGGCGGCGGCGAGGTGGCGCTCGGCGCTGCATGGATCTGCGTGGACGACGGCGGGAACGAGCGCATGGCGCGGCTCGGTCCCGGCGAGGAGATCGTCCTCGGCTCGGGCGAGGGCGTGGACGTGCAGCTCGTCGAGCGCACGGTGAGCGCGCGTCACGTGGCGCTCGTGCATCGAGGCAGCGTGATCGAGGCGGTCGATCTCGGATCACGCAACGGGATGCGGGTCGCGGGGACGCGCGTGGCGCGGGCGTTTCTCTCGACGGGGAGCGCGGTGGAGCTCGGCCGCGCCGTGGTGCGCGTCGAGGGCAGCACACGCGCGGTCGAGGCGCATCGGGGCGCGCCGCTCCCGCACCTCGTGGGGCGGAGCGCCCCGATGCGAAGGCTCGGCGGCGCGGTGCGCAGGCTCGCGCCGCTCAAGCTGCCGGTGATGATCCGTGGCGAGTCGGGGACGGGCAAGGACCTCGTGGCGCGCGCGCTGCACGACGAGAGCGCGCGCAAGGACAAACCGTTCGTCGTGCTGAACGCAGCGACGATCTCGCGCGAGCTCGCAGAGTCGGAGCTCTTCGGCCACCAGCGCGGCGCGTTCACGGGCGCGCTTCGCGATCGACGCGGCGCGTTTCGGGAGGCGCATCAAGGCACGCTGTTCCTCGACGAGATCGCGGCGCTGCCGCTCGACGTGCAAGCGAAGCTCCTGCGCGTCGTCGAAGAGGGGCTCGTGCGGCCGCTCGGGGCGGAGACGGCCATGCCCGTCGACGTGCGGCTCGTGGTGGCGACGTGCGAGCCGCTCGAGCAGATGGTGGCAGCGCGGCGCTTCCGGGCGGATCTGTACGAGCGGCTCGCGGTGTGCCTCGTGCGCGTGCCGGCGCTGCGCGAGCGCACGGAGGACATCGCGGCGATTTGCATGCACCTCCTCGCGACCTCGGAGATCGGCCCGCGCGAGCTCTCGCCCGGCGCGCTCGCAGCGCTGCGCGCAGAGAAGTGGCCGGGCAACGTGCGCGAGCTCCGGAACGTGATCGTGCAGGCGGCGGTACGCACGCCAGGTGTGATCCAGGCCGAGCACGTCACGTCGGTGCTCGCGGAGCGAGGCGGACGGCACGTCAAGCTTCGTCCCGACGACGCGCGACGGATTTTCGAGGAGGCAGGGAGGAATACGAGTGAAGCGGCGCGGCGCGCGGCGGTCCCGCGATCGACGATGCGGGATCTGCTGCGCGCCGCGGGAGCCGCGACGAGGTCGTCTCAGAACGTGCCGACGACGCCGAGCCCTTGA
- a CDS encoding Stp1/IreP family PP2C-type Ser/Thr phosphatase, with translation MSKTQPRHALRLVAAGMTDVGRQRRHNEDNVLVAQSLDLFVVADGMGGHSTGHVASALTATSMQNFFEATLQGDLPLATPNDEVDLPRHAERLVQAVRKANRDVYEISSTHKEHRGMGSTIVAIHFDGGESLHIAHVGDSRCYRMRDGGIEQLTRDHSLINDALALKPDLTEEELARLPKNVITRALGMKDVVKVDVQTVKIEPGDMFLLCSDGLSGMISNDQILEVFDLTGDLSEACELLIAMANEAGGVDNISALLVRADDTLPPSEAHISATEVDAPELAVEEVAASIPFSQRYRDIQDMRSYRPPPGDPIDEVVVGTDLHGLREVMTPDDLAMLAAGGDVETDGPRSIDEIRVARCRRCDHELYVGNTFCTECGTKIESE, from the coding sequence ATGTCCAAGACTCAGCCGCGCCACGCCCTTCGCCTCGTGGCCGCGGGCATGACCGACGTAGGCCGCCAGCGCAGGCACAACGAAGACAACGTGCTCGTGGCGCAGAGCCTCGACCTCTTCGTGGTGGCCGACGGCATGGGCGGACATTCCACGGGGCACGTCGCGAGCGCCCTCACCGCGACGTCGATGCAGAACTTCTTCGAGGCGACGTTGCAAGGGGATCTCCCCTTGGCCACGCCGAACGACGAGGTCGATCTGCCGCGCCACGCCGAGCGACTCGTGCAGGCCGTACGCAAGGCCAACCGCGACGTCTACGAGATCTCGTCGACGCACAAAGAGCACCGCGGCATGGGCTCGACGATCGTCGCGATCCACTTCGACGGCGGCGAGAGCCTGCACATCGCGCACGTCGGCGACAGCCGCTGCTACCGCATGCGCGACGGCGGGATCGAGCAGCTCACGCGCGACCACTCGCTCATCAACGACGCGCTCGCGCTCAAGCCCGATCTCACCGAGGAGGAGCTCGCGCGCTTGCCGAAGAACGTGATCACCCGCGCGCTCGGCATGAAGGACGTGGTGAAGGTCGACGTGCAGACCGTGAAGATCGAGCCGGGCGACATGTTCCTGCTCTGCTCGGATGGTCTAAGTGGTATGATCTCCAACGATCAGATCCTCGAGGTCTTTGACCTGACGGGGGATCTGTCGGAGGCCTGCGAGCTGCTCATCGCGATGGCGAACGAGGCGGGCGGCGTCGACAACATCTCGGCGCTGCTCGTCCGCGCCGACGACACGCTGCCGCCCTCGGAGGCGCATATCTCCGCGACGGAGGTCGACGCGCCGGAGCTCGCCGTCGAGGAGGTCGCCGCGTCGATCCCGTTCTCGCAGCGGTACCGCGACATCCAGGACATGCGCTCGTACCGCCCGCCGCCCGGCGATCCCATCGACGAGGTGGTCGTCGGGACCGACCTCCATGGGCTGCGCGAGGTGATGACCCCGGACGATCTCGCCATGCTCGCGGCCGGCGGCGACGTCGAGACGGACGGCCCCCGCTCGATCGACGAGATCCGCGTGGCGCGCTGCAGGCGCTGCGATCACGAGCTCTACGTCGGCAACACCTTCTGCACCGAGTGCGGCACGAAGATCGAAAGCGAGTGA
- a CDS encoding response regulator — protein MEAKENTTPTTTTTTTTNQPELFTASDVARFCQVDLKTIHNWADKGEIRHFRTPGRHLRFRRLDVLDFLRKYGYPIPEVLRLGKPKVVAVDDDPQVLASLRKALSKRFELTTFQDPFDALVAVGSIQPDAMVFDVRMPGLDGVKCLERLRSIDTTSHIRCIVYSDAEEMKKNATEAGAYDFIKKGEAAELRDSLERLMGLERE, from the coding sequence ATGGAAGCCAAAGAAAACACGACGCCGACCACGACCACGACGACGACGACGAATCAGCCGGAGCTGTTCACCGCGAGCGACGTGGCGCGGTTTTGCCAGGTGGACCTGAAGACCATCCACAACTGGGCGGACAAGGGGGAAATCCGGCATTTCCGGACGCCGGGCAGGCACCTGCGCTTCCGGAGGCTCGACGTCCTCGATTTCCTGCGGAAGTACGGCTACCCGATCCCCGAGGTGCTCCGCCTCGGCAAGCCCAAGGTCGTGGCCGTCGACGACGATCCGCAGGTGCTCGCCTCGCTCCGCAAGGCGCTGAGCAAGCGCTTCGAGCTGACCACGTTCCAGGATCCCTTCGACGCGCTCGTGGCCGTCGGCAGCATCCAGCCCGACGCCATGGTCTTCGACGTGCGGATGCCCGGGCTCGACGGCGTGAAGTGCCTCGAACGGCTGCGGTCGATCGACACGACCTCCCACATCCGCTGCATCGTCTACTCGGACGCCGAGGAGATGAAGAAAAACGCGACGGAGGCCGGGGCCTACGACTTCATCAAGAAGGGCGAGGCCGCGGAGCTGCGCGACTCCCTGGAGCGGCTGATGGGCCTCGAAAGGGAGTGA